The Rhinoraja longicauda isolate Sanriku21f chromosome 17, sRhiLon1.1, whole genome shotgun sequence genome includes a region encoding these proteins:
- the gpr27 gene encoding putative G-protein coupled receptor 27: protein MLVSMANSSELEETNSSLQNYAITASAVKLASLGLIICISLTGNLLLSFLLFKEPSLHRAPYYFLLDLCLADIVRSLLCFPFVMISISSGSAWTYSQLSCKIIAFAAVLFCFHAAFMMFCISITRYMAIAHHRFYSKRMTVWTCVAVICMVWTLSVAMAFPPVFDVGTYKFIREEEQCIFEHRYVKANDTLGFMLMLAVIIAATHMVYVKLIFFVYDHRKMKPAQLIPAISQNWTFHGPGATGQAAANWIAGFGRGPTPPTLVGIRQTTHNQNKRLLVLDEFKMEKRIGRMFYIITVLFLLLWSPYIVACYLRVFVKASTIPQVYLTAAVWMTFAQAGVNPILCFIFNKELRICFRTHFPCFQSTQTPREAYCVI, encoded by the coding sequence atgCTCGTCTCGATGGCGAACTCCAGCGAGCTCGAAGAGACCAACAGCTCTCTTCAGAATTACGCCATCACCGCCTCGGCCGTCAAGCTGGCATCCCTGGGCTTGATCATCTGCATCAGCCTGACCGGCAACCTGCTGCTGTCCTTCCTGCTCTTCAAGGAGCCGAGCTTGCACAGGGCTCCCTACTACTTTCTGCTGGACCTGTGCCTGGCCGACATCGTGCGCTCTCTGCTGTGTTTCCCGTTCGTCATGATCTCCATCAGCAGCGGCTCGGCGTGGACCTACAGCCAGCTCAGCTGCAAGATCATCGCCTTCGCCGCCGTCCTCTTCTGCTTCCACGCCGCCTTCATGATGTTCTGCATCAGCATCACCCGCTACATGGCCATCGCCCACCACCGCTTCTACTCCAAGCGAATGACGGTGTGGACTTGCGTGGCGGTCATCTGCATGGTGTGGACTCTGTCCGTGGCCATGGCCTTCCCGCCAGTCTTCGACGTGGGCACTTACAAGTTCATTCGCGAGGAAGAGCAGTGCATCTTCGAGCACCGCTACGTCAAGGCCAACGACACCCTGGGCTTCATGCTGATGCTGGCGGTCATCATCGCCGCCACACACATGGTCTACGTCAAGCTCATCTTCTTCGTCTACGACCACCGCAAGATGAAGCCGGCTCAGTTGATCCCGGCCATCAGCCAAAACTGGACGTTTCACGGGCCGGGGGCGACTGGCCAAGCGGCCGCCAACTGGATCGCGGGCTTCGGCAGAGGTCCCACTCCTCCCACCCTGGTGGGCATCAGGCAGACCACTCACAACCAGAACAAGAGACTGCTGGTCTTGGATGAGTTCAAAATGGAAAAGAGAATAGGCAGGATGTTCTACATCATAACCGTGCTCTTCCTGCTGTTGTGGTCGCCGTATATAGTCGCATGCTACCTGAGGGTCTTTGTCAAAGCCAGTACCATCCCTCAGGTGTACCTGACGGCCGCAGTCTGGATGACGTTTGCCCAGGCGGGAGTCAACCCGATCTTGTGCTTTATCTTCAACAAAGAGCTGAGGATTTGCTTCAGAACCCACTTCCCTTGTTTTCAAAGCACACAGACGCCCAGGGAAGCTTACTGCGTTATTTAA